One window of Lytechinus variegatus isolate NC3 chromosome 2, Lvar_3.0, whole genome shotgun sequence genomic DNA carries:
- the LOC121409676 gene encoding ankyrin-3-like → MVLMRKRKALVVKPHYLAASRKNSKPRKSTESLKVNLTEGGTDDFEVKQYFLAAPRGICKSVKSIDNLRSTLVEEDTEDYSPLLIAVRNGQIEEVQRLVSQGANVNQGNAEGKTPLVIAAMSGRVEILVYLIGQGAEVKKEVNDGETALHIAVKNGHLDVVKYLISQGGEVNRGDNDGWTALHIAAQNGHLDVVKYLISQGGEVNKGDNDDWTALHIAAQNGHLDVVKYLISQGAAVDKGDNDGWTALHIAAQNGHLDVVKYLITQGDEVNKGGNDGRTALHIAAQNGHLDVVKYLISQGAAVDKGVTDGWTALHIAAQNGHLDVVKYLITQGGEVNKGGNDGWTALHIAAQNGHLDVVTYLITQGGEVNKGDDDGWTALHSAAKNDQIDVVKYLISQGGEVNKGDNIGATALHLAAQNSHLDVTKYLISQGAAVDTGDNDDWTALHIAAQNGHLDVVKYLISQGAAVDTGDNDGWTALHIAAQNGHLDVVKYLITQGDEVNKGGNDGRTALHIAAQNGHLDVVKYLISQGGEVNKGDNDGWTALHTATQNGHLDIVKYLITQGAAVDKGGNDGWTALHIAAQNGHLDVVKYLISQGGEVNKGGNDGRTALRIAVQNGHPDVVKYLISQGSEVNKGDDEGWTALHTAAQNDQLDVVKYLISQGGDVNKGYNIGVTALHLAAQSGHLDVTKYLISQGAAVNKGVTDGGTALHIAAQNGHLNVVKYLISKGAAVNTGDNDDWTALNIAAQNDHLDVIKFLISQGAEVNKGGNDGGTALHIAAQNGHLNVVKYLIGQGGKVNIGDNDGWTALHTATQNGHLDIVKYLIRQGAEVNAKNENGSTSLDVALSTNHLDVIQVLKAEGAKRLNIVSNTEDIHLAIQHGQTTAIERLVSQGADLNVQSADGQMCLHEAIKLCYNTERNVDESDSLRKISDVFYSGSLSPEKALVFYLLDNGAKPNLEDKSGKLPIFYAKDEVVKQIILSRMDPSELARYYQGKTIICRKFLQS, encoded by the exons ATGGTGTTGATGAGGAAACGGAAGGCCCTTGTGGTCAAACCACACTATCTAGCTGCTTCGCGAAAAAATTCCAAACCACGAAAATCCACTGAAAGTCTTAAAGTGAATCTTACTGAAGGAGGTACAGATGACTTTGAGGTCAAACAATATTTTCTAGCTGCCCCACGAGGTATTTGTAAATCGGTCAAATCTATTGACAATCTTAGATCGACTTTGGTTGAAGAAGATACGGAGGACTACTCTCCATTATTGATAGCAGTAAGAAATGGTCAAATTGAAGAAGTACAAAGATTGGTCAGTCAAGGGGCCAATGTGAATCAGGGTAATGCTGAAGGCAAGACGCCGTTGGTGATTGCAGCAATGAGCGGTAGAGTTGAGATATTGGTATATCTAATCGGTCAAGGGGCTGAGGTGAAGAAAGAAGTCAACGATGGTgagactgcattacacattgctgttaagaatggtcatcttgatgtcgtcaaatatttgattagtcAAGGAGGTGAGGTGAATAGAGGAGATAAcgatggttggactgcattacacattgctgctcagaatggtcatcttgatgtcgtcaAATATCTGATTAGTCAAGGAGGtgaggtgaataaaggagaTAACGACGattggactgcattacacattgctgctcagaatggtcatcttgatgtcgtcaAATATCTGATTAGTCAAGGAGCTGCTGTGGATAAAGGAGATAACGAcggttggactgcattacacattgctgctcagaatggtcatcttgatgtcgtcaAATATTTGATCACTCAAGGAGATGAGGTGAATAAAGGAGGTAACGATGGtcggactgcattacacattgctgctcagaatggtcatcttgatgtcgtcaAATATCTGATTAGTCAAGGAGCTGCTGTGGATAAAGGAGTTACcgatggttggactgcattacacattgctgctcagaatggtcatcttgatgtcgtcaAATATTTGATCACTCAAGGAGGTGAGGTGAATAAAGGAGGTAAcgatggttggactgcattacacattgctgctcagaatggtcatcttgatgtcgtcaCATATTTGATCACTCAAGGAGGtgaggtgaataaaggagaTGACGAcggttggactgcattacacagtgCTGCCAAGAATGATCAAATTGATGTCGTCAAATATCTTATTAGTCAAGGAGGCGAGGTGAATAAAGGGGATAACATTGGTGCGACTGCATTGCACCTTGCTGCTCAAAATagtcatcttgatgtcaccaAATATCTCATTAGTCAAGGAGCTGCGGTGGATACAGGAGATAACGACGattggactgcattacacattgctgctcagaatggtcatcttgatgtcgtcaAATATCTGATTAGTCAAGGAGCTGCGGTGGATACAGGAGATAATGAcggttggactgcattacacattgctgctcagaatggtcatcttgatgtcgtcaAATATTTGATCACTCAAGGAGATGAGGTGAATAAAGGAGGTAACGATGGtcggactgcattacacattgctgctcagaatggtcatcttgatgtcgtcaAATATCTGATTAGTCAAGGAGGtgaggtgaataaaggagataacgacggttggactgcattacacactgctactcagaatggtcatcttgatatCGTCAAATATCTGATTACTCAAGGAGCTGCTGTGGATAAAGGAGGTAAcgatggttggactgcattacacattgctgctcagaatggtcatcttgatgtcgtcaaatatctgatcagtcaaggagGTGAGGTGAATAAAGGAGGTAACGACGGTCGGACTGCATTACGCATTGCTGTTCAGAACGGACATCCTGATGTCGTCAAATACTTGATTAGTCAAGGAAGtgaggtgaataaaggagaTGACGAaggttggactgcattacacactGCTGCCCAGAATGATCAACTTGATGTCGTCAAATATCTGATTAGTCAAGGAGGTGATGTGAATAAAGGGTATAACATTGGTGTGACTGCATTGCACCTTGCTGCTCAAAGTGGTCACCTTGATGTCACCAAATATCTCATTAGTCAAGGAGCTGCTGTGAATAAAGGAGTTACCGATGgtgggactgcattacacattgctgctcagaatggtcatcttaACGTTGTcaaatatctgattagtaagGGAGCTGCGGTGAATACAGGAGATAACGACGATTGGACTGCATTAAACATTGCTGCCCAAAATGACCATCTTGATGttatcaaatttctcattagtcaaggagctgaggtgaataaaggagGTAACGATGgtgggactgcattacacattgctgctcagaatggtcatcttaACGTTGTCAAATATCTGATTGGTCAAGGAGGTAAGGTGAATATAGGTGATAACGAcggttggactgcattacacactgctactcagaatggtcatcttgatatcgtcaaatatctgatcagacAAGGAGCCGAGGTGAACGCGAAAAATGAAAACGGTTCGACTTCGTTGGACGTAGCTCTTTCAACAAATCATCTCGATGTCATTCAAGTTCTAAAGGCTGAAGGTGCAAAACGTCTCAACATCGTTTCCAATACCGAG GATATTCATCTTGCTATACAACATGGTCAAACCACAGCCATTGAGAGGTTAGTGTCTCAAGGAGCTGATCTCAATGTCCAGTCAGCTGACGGTCAGATGTGTCTTCATGAAGCCATCAAACTCTGCTACAACACTGAGAGAAATGTAGACGAAAGTGATTCTCTAAGAAAG ATTTCAGACGTGTTTTACAGTGGAAGCTTATCACCCGAGAAGGCTTTAGTATTCTATCTCCTTGACAATGGAGCTAAGCCAAATTTGGAAGATAAGTCAGGAAAACTACCAATCTTCTATGCCAAGGATGAAGTTGTTAAACAGATAATCTTATCGag aatGGATCCATCTGAACTGGCCCGGTATTATCAAGGTAAAACCATTATATGCAGGAAATTTTTACAATCTTAA